The following are encoded in a window of Rosa chinensis cultivar Old Blush chromosome 4, RchiOBHm-V2, whole genome shotgun sequence genomic DNA:
- the LOC112196957 gene encoding zinc finger CCCH domain-containing protein 40, whose protein sequence is MAHRLLRNVEADGWERSDFPIICESCLGDNPYVRMTKADYDKECKICTRPFTVFRWRPGRDARFKKSEICQTCSKLKNVCQVCLLDLDYGLPVQVRDTALAIGSDDAIPKSDVNREFFAEEHDRKARAGIDYESSYGKARPNDTILKLQRTTPYYKRNRAHVCSFYIRGECTRGAECPYRHEMPITGELSQQNIKDRYYGVNDPVAMKLLNKAGEMPSLEPPEDESIRTLYVGGIDARVSEQDLRDQFYAHGEIESVRMVLQRACAFVTYTTREAAEKAAEELSNRLVVKGLRLKLMWGRPQAPKQDLEGTDEARQQAVAHSGLLPRAVISQQQSQLQDQSAPPVQHYYNIPPPASQERTYYPSMDPQRMGAVVRSQDGAPSGPRGSGENSSGSERQHYAFQSMAPPHGQYNQQFYPQPYSGYMPPPPYQQYPPQYHAAVPPPSSLPMNQHYQHSATPGTAPSGSTSSVPAQSNSGPSESGSGSGPVPTGSSQQ, encoded by the exons ATGGCGCACAGGTTGCTAAGGAATGTGGAGGCGGACGGTTGGGAGCGATCGGACTTCCCCATCATCTGCGAGTCATGCCTCGGCGACAACCCTTACGTTCGCATGACCAAAGCCGATTACGACAAAGAGTGCAAGATCTGCACCCGCCCCTTCACCGTCTTCCGGTGGCGCCCCGGCCGCGACGCCCGCTTCAAGAAGTCCGAGATTTGCCAGACCTGCAGCAAGTTGAAGAACGTCTGCCAAGTCTGCCTCCTCGATCTCGACTACGGCCTCCCCGTCCAGGTCCGCGACACCGCCCTCGCCATCGGCTCCGACGACGCCATTCCCAAGAGCGACGTCAATCGCGAGTTCTTCGCCGAGGAACATGACCGCAAG GCTCGGGCTGGGATTGATTATGAATCGTCGTACGGGAAGGCGAGGCCGAATGACACGATTCTGAAGCTGCAGAGAACGACGCCGTATTACAAGAGGAACCGGGCGCATGTGTGCAGTTTCTATATTCGGGGCGAGTGCACTAGAGGTGCTGAGTGCCCTTACCGGCACGAGATGCCCATCACTGGCGAGTTGTCACAGCAAAATATCAAAGATCGATACTACGG AGTCAATGATCCTGTGGCAATGAAGCTACTTAACAAGGCTGGAGAGATGCCCTCCCTGGAACCGCCGGAGGATGAAAGCATTAGAACCCTGTATGTGGGTGGGATTGATGCAAGAGTCTCTGAGCAGGATTTAAGGGATCAGTTTTATGCTCATGGCGAAATAGAATCTGTTAGGATGGTGCTCCAACGAGCGTGTGCTTTTGTAACATACACAACAAGAGAAGCTGCAGAAAAGGCCGCAGAAGAACTCTCCAATAGGCTGGTAGTGAAGGGTTTGAGGTTGAAGTTAATGTGGGGTAGGCCGCAGGCACCGAAACAGGACTTGGAGGGCACAGATGAGGCTAGGCAACAGGCAGTGGCTCATAGTGGCTTGTTGCCTCGAGCGGTCATATCCCAACAGCAGAGCCAATTACAAGACCAATCTGCACCACCAGTGCAGCACTACTACAACATTCCACCTCCAGCTTCGCAGGAGAGAACGTATTATCCATCCATGGATCCTCAAAGAATGGGTGCAGTTGTTCGATCGCAGGATGGAGCTCCAAGTGGCCCCAGAGGGTCAGGTGAGAACAGTTCTGGTTCCGAGAGGCAGCATTATGCTTTTCAAAGTATGGCTCCCCCACATGGTCAATATAATCAGCAGTTTTATCCTCAACCATACAGCGGTTATATGCCTCCACCACCTTATCAGCAATACCCTCCGCAATATCATGCTGCAGTGCCACCACCATCATCCTTGCCAATGAATCAACATTACCAGCATTCTGCAACACCAGGGACTGCACCCTCAGGTTCTACATCGTCTGTACCTGCACAATCAAATTCTGGACCTTCTGAGTCTGGCTCTGGCTCTGGGCCTGTGCCAACAGGGTCATCACAGCAGTGA